DNA sequence from the Spodoptera frugiperda isolate SF20-4 chromosome 15, AGI-APGP_CSIRO_Sfru_2.0, whole genome shotgun sequence genome:
AGAAGGAATGATCACAAAGGATGAGGTGCCAGAAGAATACCTTAGCCACAAGGAAAGATACGAGTATGCCATCAAGAAGGCTTGCATTTTGTACGAGGTCCTCAAGGAATACGCAGCTAAACACAACACCATGGACGCTTTCAAGTAAGTAGAGATAGAAGCTGAGCCCCataatgaagtttcttgctcaattaactaaaaactacggtttactcatgtaaatattCCAAGAATAGCGTTCTAACTAGTAGACTGCGCGACGTtgccgcgtctgcacacgctgctcatgatgaagagttcctctgtgactcgaaactagtagagcttttctcagtatatttacgtgagtaaaccattgtttttagttaatttagaatgtttgtcatgatagttattaaaaaaagttttcttgctcgttcttcttttAAGGAATCACGACTTTTGAATCTTACTAATCGTGTGGTTCTAGTTAAACTAAATGCTTTGATTTCTACTATGTAGAAATAAGAAGAATAAGAATGATTTAGCGTAAGATCTATCCTTTCCTAGTgtctgtttttttaatttaatcttctTCATCAACAGGCCCACAAACAAGTACCGAGTGACATTCGGTATGGTGAAAGACATATCGCCATTCATGTTACACATGGGTATGTTCGTGCCAACTATCCTGAACCAGTCAGACCCTGAGCAGCTGGCTGAGTGGCTGCCACAAGCCATGTCCATGGGGATCCTAGGAACATATGCACAGGTAATTCTTCTCCAAATACCATACATTGTTTTTCCCAATTTTGTTTGCAAATGTTGCTAGCGATGGTTTAAGATCTTTCTCTTTTAGAGTAGATTTCGTAGAACATCTTAGTCATTAAGCTTTTTAAATCGGTTCCTGGGTCATTTTTCTATTCACTTCACGTGTTTGTGAATACTTCTGTTAATTCTATTTTATAGtgaaattaatcataattttctGGTGAAAATTCTTTCAGACTGAGCTCGGCCACGGAACTTTCCTGAGAGGATTAGAAACAACAGCTACATACGATCCCGCCACAGAAGAATTTGTGCTGCACACTCCTACCCTCACTGCTTACAAATGGTGGCCTGGAGGATGTAAGTAGACCAAAACCGTTTTTTTTTCGGTACCACGTGACCAAACCGTTTAGTATTTATTTGCTAATTTcttgtaaaatttttaatatgtaGAGTTCAGGACAACAATTGTGTTAAGTGCATTCGAATAGTTATAATTTATACACCAATTAGCAGTAGTCTTTGGATTTGAAAGCAGCAGACATTTTCGAGCAATTTGTCTTGTGATCTTTACCTGTTTTAATTCTATTATTCCGCTTTCTACTATTAACAGTTCTACTATTTTTGTGTGATTCTTGAGCTATACAAATATGCATGTTTTCTTCTTTTCAGTGGCCCACACAGCTAACCACTGCATCGTAGTGGCCCAGCTGTACTCCAAGGGCGAATGTTACGGTGTTCATCCATTCTTCGTCCAAATCCGTGACACAGAGACTCACATGCCTCTTCCTGGTGTGAAAGTAGGAGAAATCGGACCCAAGATGGGTTTCCAGACAGCTAACAATGGGTTCCTAGGGTTTGATCACTACAGGATTCCAAGAAGGAGCATGTTGATGAAGAATGCTCAGGTTTTGAAGGTGAGTGGATGCTTACCAATCTTTAGTGTCTTTTTAAAGCATTCAATTCATCAAGTTTTCTCAAGTTCTTTTAACAGATGGGACTGAGGTTTTTCGAAACTGGGGTACATTTGGACAATGTAGGGTATCATgtagacccggagctgcggactggctAACtgattaccgaggctccagctcgaagtaGAGTgtagggtggttttagtcagcaagagtcttacactcccttttgccttacccaaggcgggacaagtcATTTGATTTTTCTGTGAAATACGACtcggtcttttcaaggtcagaataaataggtactatcaGAGTCTGCGTTTTCGATCTTTGGCCACAtattcgcttcgccgttctggcagaaagtGGGTGGGTGGACAGATTTAAAAAGATGTCTTTCCCCTTCAAAAATGGGTATGAGGTCGGTGGTTTCAATCATTATAAAAGCTTTTATGTGTAGATATATCAACAGAATGattatgatgtttttttttgttttaggatGGAACATACGTTAAATCTAAGAACGACAAGCTGACGTACGGCACCATGGTGTTCGTGAGGGTCCTCATCGTTACTGATGTGGCTTACGAGCTATCAAGAGCTGCTACCATCGCTGTCAGATATTCTGCGGTCAGACACCAGTCACAGCCAAAACCTGGGTGAGTACTTTGGTCCAATTGGTCGAGGGATATAGGGATAAAAAATTGAAAGTAAAGTAACACGACTAAATGGCATTGTTTCTGTGGTCATTATAGTACGAGTACTTGATCCAATTCGAGggcaaattatttaattacctgTTTTAACTTACTTTCATGCACCACAAGATAATACTGTACTGCAAATTAAGTTAactgatattaattttttagaTTTTGGTCTGAGATTTTGATGGGACACGATCCTCCTATTTTCTAAAACATTATTGTAAAGTAATTCTTCTACTTTTGCAGTGAACCTGAGCCCCAGATTTTGGACTATGTGACACAGCAACACAAACTGTTCATCGGAGTAGCCACCAGCCATGTGTTCAGAGTTACTGGTTACTGGCTTTGGGACAGTTACTCCAAGGTCATCGCTGACGTCGGCAAGGGTAACATGGACCAACTGCCTGAGGTTAGTGTCTGAAATGAAAAAACATATGTCACAGTCTGAATTGAATCGAATTGTTGTATTTATGATCCATTAGATTTACAATGTTAATTTGAACAACGTTAACAAGTCAAACGATTTTATTTTCCTGAGTGTTTAGAACCTAATAGCTCATGTGAGGCTCTTGGCACATAGGGCGTTAGATTAGGCTAACCTTATTACCAGGTTTATAGTTTTCAAAATGCTTTATGGTCAGTGTTATAACCACAAACATGTGAACCTATTATTTACTGAGCACCATCAGTAGTGCTTGGTGAAACACATTTTGTAGACTTGCAAGTAAAATGAGGGTATCTCTAATGCCAGTTTTAGTAAATGACCTCTCCT
Encoded proteins:
- the LOC118270690 gene encoding probable peroxisomal acyl-coenzyme A oxidase 1, whose translation is MAEPKVCEDLVRERKKCTFDVTELTNLIDGGAQATEERHYVENLVINTEGMITKDEVPEEYLSHKERYEYAIKKACILYEVLKEYAAKHNTMDAFKPTNKYRVTFGMVKDISPFMLHMGMFVPTILNQSDPEQLAEWLPQAMSMGILGTYAQTELGHGTFLRGLETTATYDPATEEFVLHTPTLTAYKWWPGGLAHTANHCIVVAQLYSKGECYGVHPFFVQIRDTETHMPLPGVKVGEIGPKMGFQTANNGFLGFDHYRIPRRSMLMKNAQVLKDGTYVKSKNDKLTYGTMVFVRVLIVTDVAYELSRAATIAVRYSAVRHQSQPKPGEPEPQILDYVTQQHKLFIGVATSHVFRVTGYWLWDSYSKVIADVGKGNMDQLPELHALACCLKAVCSRDATARVEEFRLACGGHGFMASSNLPIINGIVSATITYEGEYTVLMLQTARFLVKAWKQATLGNAMTPTVSYLLRFFNNDRVHWETSPEGIVSGFLAIAAGKTKAACESLQEYEKSGMDYEDAWNSASVQLVNASEAHCRAILCEVSWRELSRLAAQSSPSLGKVLLQMGELYLIYWALEKRGDLLLYSTITRADIAKLQARYEVLLGLLRPNAVGLVDAFDIRDEILNSTLGAYDGRVYERLMEEALKSPLNAEPVNQSFHKYLKPLMMKAKL